In the genome of Bradyrhizobium sp. CIAT3101, one region contains:
- the rbsK gene encoding ribokinase: MSKTGVAVLGIFVVDLAFRAGNMPAIGETIAGSGFAMGPGGKGSNQAVAAARAGADVTFISRIGRDAFGDLAIKTWETEGIKPRVARAADAPTGAAFIYVHETRGDNAIIVVSGAADGLSPADVDAAADAIRTSRVFVTQLEQPVAAAQRGLEIARAAGSITVFNPAPALKFDDGLFALCDYVVPNETEAEALTGIAVSDLDGARRAGDALLAKGAGTALITLGERGALFHGRDRSLHVPPFAAGKVVETAGAGDAFVGGFAAALAGGADPLEAARFGSATAGISVTRAGTAPAMPRRAEIEALLKR, encoded by the coding sequence ATGAGCAAGACTGGCGTCGCAGTGCTCGGCATCTTCGTCGTCGATCTGGCCTTCCGGGCCGGCAACATGCCGGCGATCGGCGAAACCATCGCTGGCTCAGGATTTGCCATGGGACCAGGCGGCAAGGGATCGAACCAGGCCGTGGCCGCCGCACGCGCGGGCGCGGATGTGACCTTCATCTCCCGGATCGGCCGTGACGCCTTCGGTGATCTCGCCATCAAGACCTGGGAAACCGAAGGCATCAAACCGCGCGTCGCCAGGGCTGCGGATGCGCCGACCGGCGCTGCCTTCATCTATGTCCACGAGACGCGCGGCGACAACGCCATCATCGTGGTGAGCGGAGCGGCCGACGGTCTTAGCCCCGCCGACGTCGACGCGGCGGCGGATGCGATTCGGACCAGCCGCGTCTTCGTGACCCAGCTCGAGCAACCGGTTGCGGCTGCGCAGCGCGGTCTCGAGATCGCGCGCGCCGCGGGTAGCATCACCGTATTCAACCCGGCTCCTGCGCTCAAATTCGACGATGGCCTGTTTGCCTTGTGCGACTACGTCGTTCCCAACGAGACCGAGGCGGAAGCGCTGACCGGGATCGCGGTGAGCGATCTTGACGGCGCCCGCCGCGCCGGAGATGCGTTGCTGGCCAAGGGCGCGGGGACCGCGCTGATCACGCTCGGCGAACGCGGGGCGCTGTTTCACGGGCGAGATCGCTCGCTGCACGTGCCGCCGTTCGCCGCCGGCAAGGTGGTCGAAACCGCGGGCGCCGGCGATGCGTTCGTCGGCGGCTTCGCGGCGGCTCTGGCGGGCGGCGCCGATCCGCTGGAAGCGGCGCGCTTCGGTTCGGCCACGGCCGGGATTTCCGTGACGCGCGCGGGAACTGCGCCCGCCATGCCGCGGCGTGCCGAGATCGAAGCCCTGTTGAAGCGATGA
- a CDS encoding RbsD/FucU family protein, which produces MLKGINPLLNADVLYALRAMGHGDRLVVCDTNFPADSIARQTVFGELLRIDNVSTAKAIEAILSVMPLDTFVDDAAIRMEIVGQPQEVPPVQREVQAAIDRAEGRSWPLVGVERHAFYEKAKAAYCVIATGERRFYGCFLFSKGVIAPDGE; this is translated from the coding sequence ATGCTCAAGGGCATCAATCCACTGCTCAATGCCGACGTGCTGTATGCCTTGCGCGCAATGGGGCACGGCGACCGCCTCGTGGTGTGCGACACCAATTTCCCGGCCGACTCGATCGCGCGCCAGACCGTGTTCGGCGAGCTGCTTCGCATCGACAACGTCAGTACGGCCAAGGCGATCGAGGCCATTCTCTCGGTGATGCCGCTCGATACGTTCGTCGACGATGCCGCGATCCGCATGGAGATCGTCGGCCAGCCGCAGGAGGTGCCGCCGGTGCAGCGGGAGGTGCAGGCCGCGATCGACCGCGCCGAGGGACGCTCCTGGCCGCTGGTCGGGGTCGAGCGCCATGCCTTTTATGAGAAGGCCAAGGCAGCCTACTGCGTGATCGCCACCGGTGAGCGGCGCTTCTACGGCTGCTTCCTGTTCTCCAAGGGCGTCATCGCGCCGGACGGAGAGTAA
- a CDS encoding aldehyde dehydrogenase family protein, with the protein MSIAHYYETMDYGPAPEADGEARAWLKRHEATFGHFIAGKFAAPASGKHLTTIEPATGKTLAKLAQGIAADVEAAVGAARSAQPQWAKLGGHGRARHLYALARMLQRHARLFAVLEAIDNGKPVRETRDLDVPLAARHFLYHAGWAQLQEREFADHVPVGVIGQIIPWNFPLLMLAWKIAPALATGNTVVLKPAEFTSLTALLFAELAAEAGLPPGVLNVVTGDGATGALLVENPDVDKIAFTGSTEVGRLIRQSTAGSGKSLTLELGGKSPFIVFDDADIDGAVEGVVDAIWFNQGQVCCAGSRLLLQEGIAETFRKRLIRRMETLRVGPPLDKAIDMGAVVAPVQLERIKALVETGVKEGAEKYQAPGAIPAEGCFYPPTLLWNVHPSSTVAIEEIFGPVLVAMTFRTPDEAVMLANNTRYGLAASVWSETIGLALDIAPKLQAGVVWVNATNLFDASVGFGGYRESGFGREGGREGLTEYLKPKAWSGRKARAKLAPPPEASPESAGFGTPSIDRTAKLFVGGKQVRPDGNYSRAVLSPKGRHLGETGEGNRKDIRNAVAAARSAEGWARATAHNRAQILYYLAENLSARGDEFARRIGDMTGVSPTKARAEVEASIERLFSYGAWADKYEGTIHAPPLRGVALAMHEPIGVVGVACPDEAPLLGFISLVAPLIAMGNRVVTVPSERHPLAATDFYQVLETSDVPAGVVNIVTGERDALAKVLAEHDDVDALWVFGSQEASTAAERLSVGNLKRTLVDHGLALDWYDRAASEGPILLRHAVQVKNIWIPYGD; encoded by the coding sequence ATGAGCATCGCACATTACTACGAGACCATGGATTATGGTCCCGCTCCCGAGGCGGATGGTGAGGCGCGCGCCTGGCTGAAGCGGCACGAGGCGACGTTCGGGCATTTCATCGCGGGCAAATTTGCCGCGCCGGCCTCGGGCAAGCATCTGACGACGATCGAGCCGGCCACCGGAAAGACGCTGGCCAAACTCGCGCAAGGCATCGCGGCCGATGTCGAGGCCGCCGTCGGCGCCGCGCGATCGGCGCAGCCGCAATGGGCAAAACTCGGTGGCCACGGTCGTGCCCGTCACCTTTATGCGCTGGCGCGCATGCTGCAACGTCATGCCCGTCTGTTCGCGGTGCTGGAAGCGATCGACAATGGCAAGCCGGTCAGGGAAACCCGCGATCTCGACGTGCCACTCGCTGCGCGCCACTTCCTGTATCACGCCGGCTGGGCGCAATTGCAGGAGCGCGAATTCGCCGACCATGTCCCGGTCGGTGTGATCGGCCAGATCATCCCCTGGAACTTTCCGCTGCTGATGCTGGCCTGGAAGATCGCGCCGGCGCTGGCGACCGGCAACACCGTGGTGCTGAAGCCGGCGGAATTCACCTCGCTCACTGCGCTGCTGTTCGCCGAGCTCGCGGCGGAAGCCGGCCTGCCGCCCGGTGTGTTGAATGTGGTGACGGGCGATGGCGCCACCGGCGCGTTGCTCGTCGAAAACCCCGATGTCGACAAGATCGCCTTCACGGGATCGACCGAGGTCGGTCGCTTGATCCGTCAATCGACCGCAGGCAGTGGCAAGTCGCTGACGCTCGAGCTCGGCGGCAAGTCGCCGTTCATCGTGTTCGACGACGCCGATATCGATGGCGCTGTCGAAGGCGTGGTCGATGCGATCTGGTTCAACCAAGGCCAGGTCTGTTGCGCCGGATCGCGGCTGCTGCTGCAGGAGGGGATTGCAGAGACATTCCGCAAGCGCCTGATCCGCCGCATGGAGACGCTGCGTGTTGGTCCGCCGCTCGACAAGGCGATCGACATGGGCGCGGTGGTCGCACCGGTGCAGCTCGAGCGGATCAAGGCGCTGGTCGAAACCGGCGTCAAGGAGGGTGCCGAGAAGTATCAGGCGCCGGGGGCGATCCCCGCGGAAGGCTGCTTTTATCCCCCGACCTTGCTTTGGAATGTGCATCCGTCCTCGACCGTGGCGATCGAAGAGATCTTCGGCCCCGTGCTGGTCGCGATGACGTTCCGCACGCCTGATGAGGCGGTGATGCTCGCCAACAACACGCGCTATGGCCTTGCCGCCAGCGTGTGGAGCGAAACCATCGGGCTCGCGCTCGACATCGCGCCAAAGCTTCAGGCCGGCGTGGTCTGGGTCAATGCGACCAATTTGTTCGACGCCAGCGTCGGTTTCGGCGGCTACCGCGAGTCCGGGTTCGGGCGCGAGGGCGGCCGGGAGGGCCTCACCGAATATCTCAAGCCGAAGGCGTGGAGTGGGCGGAAAGCGCGAGCCAAGCTGGCGCCACCGCCTGAAGCCTCGCCCGAGAGTGCCGGGTTTGGCACGCCGTCGATCGACCGAACCGCCAAGCTCTTCGTTGGCGGCAAGCAGGTCCGCCCCGATGGAAATTATTCGCGTGCGGTGCTGTCGCCGAAAGGCCGGCACCTCGGCGAAACCGGCGAAGGCAATCGCAAGGACATCCGTAACGCGGTGGCCGCCGCGCGCTCCGCCGAGGGCTGGGCGCGGGCGACGGCGCATAATCGCGCCCAAATCCTCTACTACCTTGCCGAGAATCTGTCCGCGCGCGGCGACGAGTTCGCCCGGCGCATCGGCGATATGACCGGCGTCTCGCCCACAAAGGCGCGCGCGGAGGTCGAGGCGAGTATCGAACGGCTGTTCAGCTATGGGGCCTGGGCCGACAAATACGAGGGCACGATCCACGCACCGCCGTTGCGCGGCGTGGCGCTTGCCATGCATGAGCCGATCGGCGTGGTCGGGGTGGCCTGCCCGGACGAGGCCCCGTTGCTCGGCTTCATCAGCCTGGTGGCACCGTTGATCGCGATGGGCAACCGTGTCGTCACCGTGCCGAGCGAACGGCATCCGCTTGCCGCGACCGATTTCTATCAGGTGCTGGAGACGTCGGACGTGCCGGCGGGCGTCGTTAACATCGTCACCGGCGAGCGCGATGCGCTTGCAAAGGTCCTTGCCGAGCACGACGACGTCGATGCGCTCTGGGTGTTCGGTTCGCAGGAGGCCTCGACGGCCGCGGAGCGGCTGTCGGTCGGCAACCTCAAGCGCACGCTGGTCGATCACGGCCTGGCGCTCGATTGGTACGACAGGGCGGCGAGCGAAGGTCCAATCCTGCTTCGTCATGCAGTGCAGGTGAAGAACATCTGGATTCCCTACGGGGATTAA
- the deoC gene encoding deoxyribose-phosphate aldolase: protein MDWVDEIRINLSAVERRVASLPGRRTVKKDAQAAWLLKAITCIDLTTLNSDDTAERVKRLCAKARAPLRSDLLEALGFAGRGLHTGAICVYHRFVATAVEALDGYDIPVAAVSTGFPAGLIPHDLKLKEIEASVRDGAQEIDIVITREHVLTGDWRALYAEVRDFRAACGDAHLKTILATGDLKTLRNVAKASMVCMMAGADFIKTSTGKEGVNATLPVTLAMLRMIRVYEERTGFKIGFKPAGGISTAKDVLNYQFLMKEELGRDWLEPELFRVGASSLLADIERQLEHHVTGRYSAFNRHPVG, encoded by the coding sequence ATGGACTGGGTCGACGAGATCAGGATCAATCTGTCGGCCGTCGAGCGCCGCGTTGCGAGCCTGCCGGGCCGACGCACAGTCAAGAAGGACGCGCAGGCAGCTTGGTTGCTGAAGGCGATCACCTGCATCGACCTGACGACACTCAACAGCGACGATACAGCCGAACGCGTGAAGCGGCTCTGCGCCAAGGCGAGGGCGCCGTTGCGAAGCGACCTGCTCGAGGCTCTCGGCTTTGCCGGGCGCGGGCTGCATACCGGCGCGATCTGCGTCTATCACCGCTTCGTCGCAACCGCGGTCGAAGCGCTCGATGGGTATGACATTCCGGTCGCTGCAGTTTCGACCGGATTCCCTGCGGGACTCATACCCCACGATCTCAAGCTCAAGGAGATCGAGGCGTCTGTCAGGGACGGTGCGCAGGAGATCGACATCGTCATCACCCGTGAGCATGTGCTGACCGGAGATTGGCGCGCGCTCTACGCCGAGGTCCGGGACTTCCGCGCCGCCTGCGGTGATGCGCATCTCAAGACGATCCTGGCAACCGGCGACCTCAAGACGCTGCGCAACGTCGCCAAGGCGTCGATGGTCTGCATGATGGCCGGCGCCGACTTCATCAAGACCTCCACCGGCAAGGAGGGTGTCAATGCCACGCTGCCGGTGACGCTCGCGATGCTGCGCATGATCAGGGTCTATGAGGAGCGCACCGGCTTCAAGATCGGCTTCAAGCCGGCTGGCGGAATTTCGACGGCGAAGGATGTGCTCAACTACCAGTTCCTGATGAAGGAGGAGTTGGGACGCGATTGGCTCGAGCCGGAACTGTTTCGCGTCGGCGCCTCGAGCCTGCTCGCCGACATCGAGCGCCAGCTTGAGCATCACGTTACCGGCCGCTACTCGGCCTTCAACCGTCACCCCGTGGGCTGA
- a CDS encoding DeoR/GlpR family DNA-binding transcription regulator produces the protein MTETPVARPSETRVQRLQRLRRAVETSGALHLKDAAELLKVSEMTVRRDLAGPEAALALLGGYVVNAASPTGIKYTFEQEIDQHTQDKRLACRSAAASIKEGDTIFIDCGTTMQSLADCLPEDMPLSVICYSLNVASIVTHRPATQVMLMGGLYHPSSQSFSSDDGLSYLRRLGVNKAFVSAGGLHWTRGASCSNFHEVAIKQAVIATAMESILVVDASKLGSLKPAFFSDVSSFSRIIVGGSVSADTRKHFRSLPVEYVTSAA, from the coding sequence ATGACTGAAACACCGGTTGCACGACCCAGTGAGACCCGCGTCCAGCGGTTGCAGCGGCTGCGTCGCGCCGTCGAGACGAGCGGCGCACTGCATCTGAAGGACGCCGCAGAGCTGCTGAAGGTGTCGGAGATGACGGTCAGGCGCGACCTTGCCGGACCCGAGGCGGCGCTCGCCCTGCTCGGCGGCTACGTCGTCAACGCGGCGTCGCCGACCGGGATCAAGTACACGTTCGAGCAGGAAATCGACCAGCACACCCAGGACAAGCGCCTCGCCTGCCGATCCGCAGCCGCCTCGATCAAGGAAGGCGACACCATCTTCATCGACTGCGGCACCACGATGCAGTCGCTGGCGGATTGCCTGCCTGAGGACATGCCGCTCTCGGTGATCTGCTATTCGCTGAACGTCGCCTCGATCGTCACCCACCGTCCGGCGACGCAGGTGATGCTGATGGGCGGGCTCTACCATCCGTCCTCGCAGTCGTTCTCGTCGGATGACGGCCTGTCCTATCTGCGGCGGCTCGGGGTCAACAAGGCGTTCGTCTCGGCCGGCGGCCTGCATTGGACCCGCGGCGCGAGCTGCTCGAATTTTCACGAAGTCGCCATCAAGCAGGCCGTCATTGCGACCGCGATGGAGAGCATCCTCGTGGTCGACGCCAGCAAGCTCGGCAGCCTCAAGCCGGCGTTCTTCTCCGACGTCAGCTCGTTCTCGCGGATCATCGTCGGTGGCTCCGTGTCGGCAGACACGCGCAAGCACTTCCGCAGCCTCCCCGTCGAATACGTCACCAGCGCAGCCTGA
- a CDS encoding substrate-binding domain-containing protein, whose product MKPILRQTLPLTALAAAAALSMIPSARAEVPATCVKGVDLAKLGPKSIVGQGPHGEKAASPEVLALSEADAAKIKEKNFKVGISMQTVNLDWSQLQIQGITDTLKKYGVTVTGVASAEYQVDKQIADIENTIQQHPDGIISIPVDFTATAPTYKKIAKAGIKLVLMDSIPTGLKHPEEYATMVSADSQGNGQIAAQILASCMPQGGTIGLVNFGVDYFSTNERTKGVREWMKANRPDIKMKQVDFTDPPKVSQIAGDFLTGNPDVKGLYAVWDQPALDTLSSMRAQGIDIPMTTVDLGLQSAIEIAKGGPLKATGSQRPYDQGVAEAMAMMNALLGKETPGWVGVQSLPVTQSNVLESYKTVFKKDPPAELTDACNKAKPACN is encoded by the coding sequence ATGAAGCCAATCTTGCGACAGACCTTGCCTTTGACTGCGTTGGCGGCCGCTGCCGCCCTTTCGATGATCCCGTCGGCTCGCGCCGAAGTGCCCGCGACCTGCGTCAAGGGTGTCGATCTCGCCAAGCTCGGGCCGAAGTCGATCGTCGGCCAGGGACCCCACGGCGAGAAGGCGGCTTCCCCCGAGGTGCTCGCGCTGTCGGAGGCGGATGCCGCGAAGATCAAGGAGAAGAACTTCAAGGTCGGCATCTCCATGCAGACGGTCAACCTCGACTGGTCGCAGCTCCAGATCCAGGGCATCACCGATACGCTGAAGAAGTACGGCGTGACGGTGACGGGCGTCGCATCCGCCGAATATCAGGTGGACAAGCAGATCGCCGATATCGAGAACACCATCCAGCAGCATCCGGACGGAATCATCTCGATCCCGGTCGATTTCACCGCAACTGCCCCGACCTACAAGAAGATCGCCAAGGCCGGCATCAAGCTCGTGCTGATGGACAGCATCCCGACCGGCCTGAAGCATCCCGAGGAATACGCGACGATGGTCTCGGCGGACAGCCAGGGCAACGGTCAGATCGCGGCGCAGATCCTGGCGTCCTGCATGCCGCAGGGCGGCACCATCGGTCTCGTCAATTTCGGTGTCGACTATTTCAGCACCAACGAGCGCACCAAGGGCGTGCGGGAGTGGATGAAGGCGAACCGGCCCGACATCAAGATGAAGCAGGTCGACTTCACCGATCCGCCGAAGGTCTCGCAGATCGCGGGCGACTTCCTGACCGGCAATCCGGACGTCAAGGGACTCTACGCGGTGTGGGATCAGCCGGCACTCGATACGCTGAGCTCGATGCGCGCCCAGGGCATCGATATTCCCATGACGACGGTCGACCTCGGCCTGCAATCGGCCATCGAGATCGCCAAGGGCGGTCCGCTGAAGGCGACCGGCTCGCAGCGTCCTTATGATCAGGGCGTCGCCGAGGCGATGGCGATGATGAATGCGCTGCTGGGCAAGGAAACGCCCGGCTGGGTCGGTGTGCAGTCGCTGCCGGTGACGCAGTCGAATGTGCTGGAGTCCTACAAGACCGTGTTCAAGAAGGATCCGCCGGCCGAACTGACCGATGCCTGCAACAAGGCGAAGCCCGCCTGCAACTAG
- a CDS encoding ABC transporter permease: protein MTELTAPNMVAASTRSDRRRRILQNLLRGERPYMLYIAFVILLVVFSLSSPWFLSVDNFLNIGRQTTLVSIIAVGMTFIIIARQIDLSVASTLALSGMAAALAMSQINNSWIVGAVAGLGTGALVGLINGILTTQLSIPSFLVTLGSLSMARGLAMMVTNTKPVIITNETYFAIFGEGTFLGIPVPIAWTLAAMIVGILLLHYNVFGRRIYAVGGNPTAALYSGINTKRITTAAFVLTGTLAGLAALVLSARSHAARPDVVQGMELDVIAAVILGGCSLFGGRGYILGTLFGSLIIGTLNNGLVLLGVSSPMQLVIKGAIIVAAVAFTKR, encoded by the coding sequence ATGACCGAACTGACTGCTCCCAACATGGTCGCCGCGTCGACCCGATCCGATCGCCGCCGCAGGATTCTTCAGAATCTGCTGCGGGGCGAGCGGCCGTACATGCTGTACATCGCCTTCGTGATCCTGCTGGTGGTGTTCAGCCTGTCCTCGCCATGGTTCCTCTCGGTCGATAATTTCCTGAACATCGGGCGCCAGACCACGCTGGTGTCGATCATCGCGGTCGGCATGACCTTCATCATCATCGCGCGACAGATCGATCTGTCGGTTGCCTCGACGTTGGCGCTATCGGGCATGGCGGCCGCGCTCGCGATGAGCCAAATCAACAACAGCTGGATCGTGGGTGCCGTGGCCGGCCTCGGCACCGGCGCGCTGGTCGGGCTGATCAACGGCATCCTGACGACGCAGCTGTCGATCCCGTCGTTCCTTGTGACGCTCGGCTCGCTGAGCATGGCGCGGGGACTGGCGATGATGGTGACCAACACCAAGCCTGTCATCATCACCAACGAGACCTATTTCGCGATCTTCGGCGAAGGCACGTTCCTCGGCATACCGGTTCCGATCGCCTGGACATTGGCGGCGATGATCGTCGGCATCCTGCTGCTGCATTATAACGTGTTCGGCCGGCGCATTTATGCGGTCGGCGGCAATCCGACCGCGGCGCTCTACTCCGGCATCAACACCAAACGGATCACGACGGCGGCCTTTGTTCTGACCGGCACGCTCGCCGGATTGGCGGCGCTGGTGCTGTCGGCGCGTTCACATGCCGCGCGGCCAGATGTCGTGCAGGGCATGGAGCTCGACGTCATCGCCGCTGTGATCCTTGGCGGTTGCAGCCTGTTCGGCGGGCGCGGCTACATCCTGGGAACGCTGTTCGGCAGCCTGATCATCGGCACGCTCAACAATGGACTCGTTCTGCTCGGCGTGAGCTCGCCGATGCAGCTCGTGATCAAGGGCGCGATCATCGTTGCCGCGGTTGCTTTCACAAAACGCTAG
- a CDS encoding sugar ABC transporter ATP-binding protein — translation MELSGSGTAEPGTSTSLVMVSGINKRFGGVRALRDVNLEVRAGEVHALLGENGAGKSTLIKILSGVHALDSGTIEIAGRPVEFDSPAKSREAGIAVVYQDLSLVESLSVADNLLLGREPRAALGFVRQRALMARAEAFLNELGIPLDTKATVGSLPFAYRQMTEIAKALMGEVRLLILDEPTSSLTSDEVRILFDAIGKATRRGVGVIYVTHRLNEVFEISQRVTVLRDGANAGTFVTAETDMKRLVNAIVGTDRSAPTGPRSEPVAKRDVDPSSVLALSDVSNDRLRAVDLSVLKGEIHGLAGLIGSGRTEILETVFGLRPIESGAIEIEGRRWLPGGPADAIEQGIALVPEDRHVQGLVLDHSIERNVTLPRIPHFSRWGWMQQRAAAKRAETAVARLSVKAPGAFSLVRTLSGGNQQKVVFGKWNDPRPRVLLLDEPTVGVDVGAREEIYAVIRNAVRDGSGVLVVSSDLVELIELCDRISVIVDGRVARTLSRGEIDDAEELHHLLQMYQASGPGHLQELPA, via the coding sequence TTGGAATTGTCCGGTTCGGGTACAGCAGAGCCAGGGACGTCGACCTCGCTTGTGATGGTCAGTGGCATCAACAAGCGTTTTGGCGGCGTGCGGGCGCTACGCGACGTCAACCTCGAGGTCCGTGCCGGCGAGGTACATGCGCTGCTGGGCGAGAACGGCGCGGGAAAATCCACGCTGATCAAGATCCTCAGTGGTGTGCATGCCCTCGACAGCGGCACGATCGAGATCGCCGGCAGGCCGGTGGAATTCGACAGCCCGGCGAAGTCGCGCGAGGCGGGGATCGCCGTCGTCTATCAGGACCTCAGCCTCGTCGAATCCCTGAGCGTCGCGGACAATCTGTTGCTCGGCCGTGAGCCACGCGCTGCGCTAGGCTTTGTCCGCCAGCGCGCGCTGATGGCGAGGGCCGAGGCGTTCCTCAACGAGCTCGGCATTCCCCTGGATACCAAAGCGACTGTCGGCTCGCTGCCTTTCGCCTATCGCCAGATGACGGAGATCGCCAAGGCCTTGATGGGCGAGGTCCGGCTTCTGATCCTCGATGAGCCGACCTCCTCGCTGACATCGGATGAGGTTCGGATTCTGTTCGATGCGATCGGGAAGGCGACGCGTCGCGGCGTCGGCGTGATCTATGTGACCCACCGGCTCAACGAGGTGTTCGAGATCTCGCAGCGCGTCACGGTGCTGCGTGACGGCGCCAATGCGGGCACGTTTGTGACCGCCGAGACCGACATGAAGCGGCTGGTGAACGCGATCGTCGGAACCGATCGATCCGCGCCCACCGGCCCGCGGTCCGAACCTGTCGCGAAGCGCGACGTGGATCCGTCGTCGGTTTTGGCGTTGTCGGACGTGTCCAACGACCGGCTCCGCGCCGTCGATCTGTCCGTGCTGAAGGGTGAGATCCACGGCCTCGCCGGATTGATCGGCAGCGGACGCACGGAGATTCTGGAGACGGTGTTCGGTCTCCGGCCGATCGAAAGCGGCGCGATCGAGATCGAGGGCCGGCGATGGCTGCCGGGAGGGCCCGCCGATGCGATCGAGCAGGGTATCGCGCTGGTGCCGGAAGACCGGCACGTGCAGGGCCTGGTCCTGGATCATTCGATCGAACGCAACGTCACCTTGCCGCGGATTCCCCATTTCTCGCGCTGGGGCTGGATGCAGCAACGCGCTGCGGCGAAGCGCGCGGAAACCGCGGTTGCCAGGCTTTCGGTGAAAGCGCCGGGCGCGTTCAGCCTGGTGAGGACGCTCTCCGGCGGCAACCAGCAAAAGGTCGTGTTCGGAAAATGGAATGATCCGCGGCCGCGCGTGCTGCTCCTGGATGAACCGACGGTCGGCGTCGACGTCGGCGCACGCGAGGAAATCTATGCCGTGATCCGGAATGCCGTCCGCGACGGCAGCGGAGTCCTGGTCGTCTCGTCCGACCTCGTCGAATTGATCGAGCTCTGCGACCGGATCTCCGTGATCGTCGACGGCCGTGTGGCGCGCACGCTGTCGCGCGGCGAGATCGATGATGCCGAAGAGCTGCATCATCTCCTCCAGATGTACCAGGCCTCCGGGCCAGGCCACTTGCAAGAGCTTCCCGCATGA
- a CDS encoding ABC transporter substrate-binding protein, translating to MLKGSLGLIALSSLLLSGTAFAQEKIKVGVTATLEGTYTVLGEDGIRGFQTALNVLGKKVGDKELEFVIASTNATPDSAVRAVRKLIEQDKVQILLSPLSGDEGIAVKNFAKTHPELTFINAASGAQETTYVDPAPNFFRYNMDGAQWQVGLGKYAYDEKKYRKIATVGEDYSFIYTQVFGLVLEFCGAGGQVTNRQWVPLGTKDFASVIAALPDDVDAIYLGLGGADAVNFLNQYQQAGGKAHLMGGSIMIDQTILSSKGNAKNALVGTLAASGQADTWEDPGWQKFVKDYQDAFPPNKRFPSPSLLATNYYGSTMALILALRQVNGDLSDNQSKYKAALAKIELDAPNGKIKLDANRQAIGTNFVTEVVDDGKGALFSKVVKVIPNVNQTLGYDPAVFAKIGLPSRTVPECKKY from the coding sequence ATGTTGAAAGGCAGTCTAGGACTGATCGCGTTGAGCAGCCTGTTGTTGTCGGGCACGGCCTTCGCGCAGGAGAAGATCAAGGTCGGCGTCACCGCGACGCTCGAAGGCACCTACACCGTGCTCGGCGAGGACGGCATCCGCGGCTTCCAGACCGCACTCAACGTGCTCGGCAAGAAGGTCGGCGACAAGGAACTCGAATTCGTCATTGCCTCGACCAATGCGACGCCCGATTCCGCGGTTCGCGCCGTGCGCAAGCTGATTGAGCAGGACAAGGTGCAGATCCTGCTGTCTCCGCTGTCAGGCGACGAGGGCATCGCGGTCAAGAATTTTGCCAAGACCCATCCCGAGCTGACCTTCATCAACGCCGCCTCCGGCGCGCAGGAAACGACCTATGTCGATCCAGCCCCGAACTTCTTCCGCTACAACATGGACGGCGCGCAGTGGCAGGTCGGCCTCGGCAAATATGCCTATGACGAAAAGAAGTATCGAAAGATCGCGACCGTCGGCGAGGACTATTCCTTCATCTACACCCAGGTGTTCGGCCTCGTGCTCGAATTCTGCGGCGCCGGCGGACAGGTCACCAACCGGCAATGGGTGCCACTCGGCACCAAGGATTTTGCCTCGGTCATCGCCGCGCTGCCTGACGACGTCGACGCGATCTATCTCGGCCTCGGCGGCGCCGACGCCGTCAACTTCCTCAACCAGTACCAGCAGGCGGGCGGCAAGGCCCATCTGATGGGCGGCTCGATCATGATCGACCAGACCATTTTGTCGTCCAAGGGCAACGCCAAGAACGCGCTGGTCGGCACGCTCGCCGCGAGCGGTCAGGCCGATACCTGGGAGGATCCGGGTTGGCAGAAGTTCGTGAAGGACTACCAGGACGCCTTCCCACCGAACAAGCGGTTCCCGAGTCCGTCGCTGCTCGCCACCAATTATTACGGCTCGACCATGGCGCTGATTCTGGCGCTGCGTCAGGTCAACGGCGATCTCAGCGACAACCAGTCCAAGTACAAGGCCGCGCTGGCGAAGATCGAGCTCGATGCGCCCAACGGCAAGATCAAGCTCGACGCCAACCGTCAGGCGATCGGCACCAACTTCGTCACCGAAGTCGTCGACGACGGCAAGGGCGCGTTGTTCTCGAAGGTCGTGAAGGTGATCCCGAACGTGAACCAGACGCTGGGCTACGACCCCGCCGTGTTCGCCAAGATCGGCTTGCCAAGCCGTACAGTACCGGAATGTAAGAAGTACTGA